Proteins from one Desulfocurvus vexinensis DSM 17965 genomic window:
- the tmk gene encoding dTMP kinase, with amino-acid sequence MFITFEGIEGSGKSSVLDRVQEHLVAQGYDVLRTREPGGSRLGVELRRILLAVDNADLTAEAELFLYLADRAQHVGTVIRPALAAGRVVLCDRYADSTVAYQGYGRGLDPALLHTLNDEAVRGLWPDLTLLFDLPAEQGLRRALTRNLREGTHQTEGRFEAEALAFHETVREGYLTRAALYNKRFRVVDASKPLAAVVAQALEIVGQNLRKRPESAQGPAPRTLEPKP; translated from the coding sequence ATGTTCATTACTTTCGAAGGAATAGAAGGCTCGGGCAAGTCCAGCGTCCTGGACCGCGTACAGGAGCACCTCGTGGCCCAGGGCTACGACGTGCTGCGCACCCGCGAGCCCGGCGGCTCGCGCCTGGGTGTGGAGCTGCGGCGCATCCTGCTGGCCGTGGACAACGCCGACCTCACCGCCGAGGCCGAGCTGTTCCTCTACCTGGCCGACCGCGCCCAGCATGTAGGCACCGTCATCCGCCCCGCCCTGGCCGCCGGGCGCGTGGTGCTGTGCGACCGCTACGCCGACTCCACCGTGGCCTACCAGGGCTACGGCCGCGGCCTGGACCCCGCCCTGCTGCACACCTTGAACGACGAGGCCGTGCGCGGGCTGTGGCCCGACCTGACCCTGCTCTTCGACCTGCCCGCCGAACAGGGCCTGCGCCGCGCCCTGACCCGCAACCTGCGCGAGGGCACGCACCAGACCGAGGGCCGCTTCGAGGCCGAGGCCCTGGCCTTCCACGAAACCGTGCGCGAGGGCTACCTGACCCGCGCGGCCCTGTACAACAAACGCTTCCGCGTGGTGGACGCCTCCAAACCCCTGGCCGCCGTGGTCGCCCAGGCCCTGGAGATCGTCGGCCAGAACCTGCGCAAGCGCCCCGAGTCCGCCCAGGGCCCGGCCCCGCGCACCCTGGAGCCCAAGCCGTGA
- a CDS encoding transporter substrate-binding domain-containing protein, producing MRITTLTLAALVLALALAAPAAAGDTGAALTRESALTAIMERGVLRVGFDTFVPWAMKDKTGAFIGFEIDVAERFAQDLGVRIELVPTAWKGIIPALLAGKFDLLIGGMSIRADRAQQVYFSEPYYYSGQSMVASREKAAGLTSMQAYDDPAVVIVARTGTTAQKALETHFPRAQKRLFEKEPQALQELLAGRAHAFVSMAPLPAQQAAENPDKLFVPFERNLTNEPNGIAMRKGDPDLLNYVNSWIQQVRGEGWIQERYHYWFMTMDWKDRVE from the coding sequence ATGCGCATCACCACCCTGACCCTGGCCGCCCTGGTCCTGGCCCTGGCCCTGGCCGCCCCCGCCGCAGCGGGCGACACCGGCGCCGCCCTGACCCGCGAGAGCGCGCTCACCGCCATCATGGAGCGCGGCGTGCTGCGCGTGGGCTTCGACACCTTCGTGCCCTGGGCCATGAAGGACAAGACTGGCGCCTTCATCGGCTTCGAGATCGATGTGGCCGAGCGCTTCGCCCAGGACCTGGGCGTGCGCATCGAGCTGGTGCCCACGGCCTGGAAAGGCATCATCCCCGCCCTGCTCGCGGGCAAGTTCGACCTGCTCATCGGCGGCATGAGCATCCGCGCCGACCGCGCCCAGCAGGTCTACTTCTCCGAGCCCTACTACTACTCGGGCCAGTCCATGGTCGCCAGCCGCGAGAAGGCCGCAGGACTGACCTCCATGCAGGCCTACGACGACCCCGCAGTGGTCATCGTCGCCCGCACGGGCACCACGGCCCAGAAGGCCCTGGAAACGCACTTCCCCCGGGCCCAGAAGCGCCTGTTCGAGAAGGAGCCCCAGGCCCTGCAAGAGCTGCTTGCGGGCCGGGCCCACGCCTTCGTGAGCATGGCCCCCCTGCCTGCCCAGCAGGCCGCCGAAAACCCCGACAAGCTCTTCGTGCCCTTCGAGCGCAACCTGACCAACGAGCCCAACGGCATCGCCATGCGCAAGGGCGACCCCGACCTGCTGAACTACGTCAACAGCTGGATCCAGCAGGTGCGCGGCGAGGGCTGGATCCAGGAGCGCTACCACTACTGGTTCATGACCATGGACTGGAAGGACCGCGTGGAGTAG
- a CDS encoding glycosyltransferase family 2 protein: MTAPTAPAAPAAAPATAVVLTCNGQQHLERTLASLDFCQRLLVVDSGSTDATLDIARAAGADILTRAWEGTIPQFRFAFEQVDTPWIVTLDQDEFLSPELKASLRAALADPAGATGFFCPRRSWYLDRFIRHSGWYPDLLLRAFRLDAVEIRGTLPHEEFHPTGPVRTLSGDIVHYPYADLAEHLDKINRYTTAAAAELHRQGRPSGLARALGHGAGKFAKQYLLKQGFRDGRAGLVLAVHAFLYAFHKYMKLDELNRRAGHK, translated from the coding sequence GTGACCGCGCCCACGGCCCCCGCAGCGCCCGCCGCCGCCCCGGCCACCGCCGTGGTGCTCACCTGCAACGGCCAGCAGCACCTGGAACGCACCCTGGCCTCCCTGGACTTCTGCCAGCGCCTGCTGGTGGTGGATTCCGGCAGCACCGACGCCACCCTGGACATCGCCCGCGCCGCCGGGGCCGATATCCTCACCCGGGCCTGGGAAGGCACCATCCCCCAGTTCCGCTTCGCCTTCGAGCAGGTGGACACACCCTGGATCGTGACCCTGGACCAGGACGAATTCCTCTCCCCCGAGCTCAAGGCCAGCCTGCGCGCCGCCCTGGCCGATCCCGCCGGGGCCACCGGCTTCTTCTGCCCGCGCCGCTCCTGGTACCTCGACCGCTTCATCCGCCACTCCGGCTGGTACCCCGACCTGCTCCTGCGCGCCTTCCGCCTGGACGCCGTGGAAATCCGCGGCACCCTGCCCCACGAGGAGTTCCACCCCACCGGGCCCGTGCGCACCCTGTCCGGCGACATCGTCCACTACCCCTACGCCGACCTCGCCGAACACCTGGACAAGATCAACCGCTACACCACCGCCGCCGCCGCCGAGCTGCACCGCCAGGGCCGCCCCTCCGGCCTGGCCCGCGCCCTGGGCCACGGCGCAGGCAAGTTCGCCAAGCAATACCTGCTCAAGCAGGGCTTCCGCGACGGCCGCGCCGGCCTCGTCCTCGCCGTGCACGCCTTCCTCTACGCCTTCCACAAATACATGAAGCTCGACGAGCTCAACCGCCGCGCCGGGCACAAGTAG
- a CDS encoding amino acid ABC transporter permease — MTTAQPTTAHAPGGPGAPGAPPAAPMPAPGQRRAAVRAARDVLLFALLLAGAAAFLASGEHGLGYQWKWYRIPRYLVAAADGAWTLGPLLRGLLVTFQIAALALGLALVFGLGAAVLRLSGSFTARLVARGYVETVRNTPLLTQIFFIYYVIAPVLGMDAFASAVLALALFEGAYAAEIFRAGIVSIDRGQWEAALGTGLSRWQTYRRVILPQALRRVLPPLTGVAVSLVKDSSLASTIAIFELTQQGNIIASDTFLVFETWFTVAAIYLCVTLPLSLAAAGLERRMGTGC; from the coding sequence ATGACCACCGCCCAGCCCACAACCGCCCACGCCCCCGGTGGCCCTGGCGCCCCCGGCGCGCCTCCCGCCGCGCCCATGCCCGCCCCTGGCCAGCGCCGGGCCGCCGTGCGCGCCGCGCGCGATGTGCTGCTCTTCGCCCTGCTGCTGGCCGGGGCCGCCGCGTTCCTGGCCTCGGGCGAACACGGGCTGGGCTACCAGTGGAAGTGGTACCGCATCCCGCGTTATCTCGTGGCGGCGGCGGACGGCGCCTGGACCCTTGGGCCGCTGCTGCGCGGGCTGCTGGTCACCTTCCAGATCGCCGCCCTGGCCCTGGGCCTGGCCCTGGTCTTCGGGCTGGGCGCGGCGGTGCTGCGCCTGTCGGGCTCCTTCACCGCGCGGCTGGTGGCGCGCGGTTACGTCGAAACCGTGCGCAACACCCCGCTGCTGACCCAGATTTTCTTCATCTACTACGTCATCGCCCCGGTGCTGGGCATGGACGCCTTCGCCTCGGCGGTGCTGGCCCTGGCGCTGTTCGAGGGCGCCTACGCCGCCGAGATCTTCCGCGCGGGCATCGTGTCCATCGACCGCGGGCAGTGGGAAGCCGCCCTGGGCACGGGCCTGAGCCGCTGGCAGACCTACCGCCGCGTCATCCTGCCCCAGGCCCTGCGCCGCGTGCTGCCGCCGCTCACGGGGGTGGCCGTGTCCCTGGTCAAGGACTCGTCCCTGGCCAGCACCATCGCCATCTTCGAGCTGACCCAGCAGGGCAACATCATCGCCTCGGACACCTTCCTGGTCTTCGAGACATGGTTCACCGTGGCCGCCATCTATTTGTGCGTGACCCTGCCGCTGTCCCTGGCGGCGGCGGGGCTGGAGCGGCGCATGGGCACGGGGTGCTGA
- the surE gene encoding 5'/3'-nucleotidase SurE → MKILLTNDDGIQAVGLRALYAALTARGHRVRVVAPVTEQSAVGHAVTLAMPLKVKQFHENGFRGQGVLGTPVDCVKLGLTRLLDEPPDLVVSGINAGCNVGVDIIYSGTVSAATEGALMGFPALAVSLDNWTPGDVSGQAEWTADFVDRVEWAGLPRQCVLNLNFPDRPLAEALPLRVCRQTTAGYEDWYDERTDPRGHTYYWLGGRIPEERVSPETDRALLWAGHITLTPLRFNFTDDGAMRTLEGMGLN, encoded by the coding sequence ATGAAGATTCTTCTTACCAACGACGACGGCATCCAGGCCGTGGGCCTGCGGGCGCTGTACGCGGCGCTGACGGCGCGCGGGCACCGGGTGCGTGTGGTCGCCCCGGTCACCGAGCAGTCCGCCGTGGGGCACGCCGTGACCCTGGCCATGCCGCTCAAGGTCAAGCAATTCCACGAAAACGGCTTCCGCGGCCAGGGCGTGCTGGGCACGCCGGTGGACTGCGTGAAGCTCGGCCTGACGCGGCTGCTGGACGAGCCGCCGGACCTGGTGGTCTCGGGCATCAACGCGGGCTGCAACGTGGGCGTGGACATCATCTACTCGGGCACGGTGTCCGCCGCCACCGAGGGGGCGCTGATGGGCTTCCCGGCGCTGGCGGTGTCGCTGGACAACTGGACCCCGGGGGACGTGTCCGGGCAGGCGGAGTGGACGGCGGATTTCGTGGACCGCGTGGAATGGGCCGGGCTGCCGCGCCAGTGCGTGCTGAACCTGAACTTTCCGGATCGGCCCCTGGCCGAGGCCCTGCCGCTGCGCGTCTGCCGCCAGACCACGGCGGGCTACGAGGACTGGTACGACGAGCGTACCGACCCGCGCGGGCACACCTACTACTGGCTGGGCGGGCGCATCCCCGAGGAGCGCGTGAGCCCGGAGACGGACCGCGCCCTGCTGTGGGCCGGGCATATCACCCTGACGCCGCTGCGCTTCAATTTCACCGACGACGGGGCCATGCGCACCCTGGAGGGCATGGGCCTCAATTGA
- the gap gene encoding type I glyceraldehyde-3-phosphate dehydrogenase has protein sequence MPVRIGLNGFGRIGRYLTRLLARETGLELAMINARADNATLAHLLKYDSIHGTYAGEIVPTEAGLAIDGHEVAVSRQDIGQWTWGAGGVDIVVETSGRVKDRAGLARHLDCGAKKAVIAAPAGDADLTVVMGVNDHLYDPARHQVLSNASCTTNCLAPAAKTVHEAFGIRHGHMTTVHAYTMNQRILDGSHKDLRRARAAALSIIPTTTGAARAIGLVIPELHGRLDGLSMRVPTANVSLVDLSCELERATSAEEVNAVLRTAAEGPLAGHMGYTEVPLVSVDYTSNACGGVVDGLLTHVMDKTHLKLVVWYDNESGYSNQLVRLLRKMAASL, from the coding sequence ATGCCCGTGCGTATCGGATTGAACGGCTTTGGCCGCATAGGCCGCTACCTCACCCGCCTGCTGGCCCGGGAGACGGGCCTGGAACTGGCCATGATCAACGCCCGGGCCGACAACGCGACCCTGGCGCACCTGCTCAAGTACGACTCCATCCACGGCACCTACGCGGGCGAGATCGTGCCCACCGAAGCCGGGCTGGCCATCGACGGCCACGAGGTGGCCGTGTCGCGCCAGGACATCGGCCAGTGGACCTGGGGCGCGGGCGGGGTGGACATCGTGGTCGAGACCTCGGGCCGCGTGAAGGACCGCGCCGGGCTGGCCCGGCACCTGGACTGCGGCGCGAAGAAGGCCGTCATCGCCGCCCCGGCGGGCGACGCGGACCTGACGGTGGTCATGGGCGTGAACGACCACCTCTACGACCCCGCGCGGCACCAGGTGCTGTCCAACGCCTCGTGCACCACCAACTGCCTGGCCCCGGCGGCCAAGACCGTCCACGAGGCCTTCGGCATCCGCCACGGGCACATGACCACCGTGCACGCCTACACCATGAACCAGCGCATCCTGGACGGCTCGCACAAGGACCTGCGCCGGGCGCGCGCGGCGGCCCTGAGCATCATCCCCACGACCACGGGCGCGGCCCGGGCCATCGGGCTGGTGATCCCCGAGCTGCACGGCAGGCTGGACGGCCTGTCCATGCGCGTGCCCACGGCCAACGTCTCGCTGGTGGACCTCTCCTGCGAGCTGGAGCGCGCGACCAGCGCCGAAGAGGTCAACGCCGTGCTGCGCACCGCCGCCGAGGGGCCGCTTGCGGGCCACATGGGCTACACCGAGGTGCCCCTGGTGTCGGTGGACTACACCTCCAACGCCTGCGGCGGCGTGGTGGACGGCCTGCTGACCCACGTCATGGACAAGACGCACCTCAAGCTGGTGGTCTGGTACGACAACGAGTCCGGCTATTCCAACCAGCTGGTGCGCCTGCTGCGCAAGATGGCCGCCAGCCTGTAG
- a CDS encoding type II toxin-antitoxin system RelE/ParE family toxin produces the protein MNVFHQTGAFAAWLGKLKDIKAKARILVRIRAAEHGNFGDCAPVGEGVSEMRLHWGPDYRIYFWQEGWQVYWLLAGGDKGSQRRDIERARQLRREIEEANRNENK, from the coding sequence ATGAACGTGTTCCACCAGACCGGGGCCTTTGCCGCCTGGCTCGGAAAACTCAAGGACATCAAGGCCAAGGCCCGCATCCTCGTGCGCATCAGGGCTGCGGAACACGGCAACTTCGGCGACTGCGCCCCCGTGGGCGAAGGCGTCTCGGAAATGCGCCTGCACTGGGGCCCGGACTACCGCATCTACTTCTGGCAGGAAGGCTGGCAAGTCTACTGGCTGCTGGCCGGGGGCGACAAAGGCAGCCAGCGCCGGGACATCGAACGGGCCAGGCAGTTGCGCCGCGAAATCGAGGAGGCAAACCGCAATGAAAACAAGTAG
- the fba gene encoding class II fructose-1,6-bisphosphate aldolase: MPLTGPREMFEKAYKGGFAVGAFNVNNMEIIQGIVMAAQEERAPLILQISAGARKYASQPYLMKLVEAALVEADLPICVHLDHGADFDICKACIDGGFTSVMIDGSHLPYEENVALTKRVVAYAHDKGVWVEAELGRLAGIEEHVVSEENVYTDPDQAVDFVGKTGCDSLAIAIGTSHGAYKFKGTPRLDFERLETITKMLPGYPLVLHGSSSVPQEFVAMANAYGGQIPGAQGVPEDLLRRAATFGVCKINIDTDIRLAMTATMRKFFHDNPAAFDPRGYLGEARKAVKDMVQHKIRNVLGCSNQI; this comes from the coding sequence ATGCCCCTGACCGGACCCAGAGAGATGTTCGAGAAGGCGTACAAGGGCGGCTTCGCCGTGGGCGCGTTCAACGTGAACAACATGGAGATCATCCAGGGCATCGTCATGGCCGCCCAGGAGGAGCGCGCCCCGCTCATCCTCCAGATTTCCGCCGGGGCGCGCAAATACGCCAGCCAGCCCTACCTGATGAAGCTGGTGGAGGCCGCCCTGGTGGAGGCCGACCTGCCCATCTGCGTGCACCTGGACCACGGCGCGGACTTCGACATCTGCAAGGCCTGCATCGACGGCGGGTTCACCTCGGTGATGATCGACGGCTCGCACCTGCCCTACGAGGAGAACGTGGCCCTGACCAAGCGGGTGGTGGCCTACGCCCACGACAAGGGCGTGTGGGTCGAGGCCGAGCTTGGGCGGCTGGCGGGCATCGAGGAGCACGTGGTCAGCGAGGAGAACGTGTACACCGACCCCGACCAGGCCGTGGACTTCGTGGGCAAGACCGGCTGCGACAGCCTGGCCATCGCCATCGGCACCAGCCACGGGGCCTACAAGTTCAAGGGCACCCCGCGCCTGGACTTCGAGCGCCTGGAGACCATCACCAAGATGCTGCCGGGCTACCCGCTGGTGCTGCACGGCTCGTCCAGCGTGCCGCAGGAGTTCGTGGCCATGGCCAACGCCTACGGCGGGCAGATTCCCGGCGCCCAGGGCGTGCCCGAGGACCTCTTGCGCCGCGCGGCGACCTTCGGCGTGTGCAAGATCAACATCGACACCGACATCCGCCTGGCCATGACGGCCACCATGCGCAAGTTCTTCCACGACAACCCGGCGGCCTTCGATCCGCGCGGGTATCTGGGCGAGGCCCGCAAGGCGGTCAAGGACATGGTCCAGCACAAGATCAGGAACGTGCTGGGCTGCTCCAATCAAATCTAA
- a CDS encoding DUF169 domain-containing protein, with the protein MNTLMEQTTRLLELLGHDETPLGVHYAEARPEGFGPRAGEIFSREREAAGAIDWPKAFGDFSCIVGNVWLARKKRKPAWISHEECGCMGGGYYAGMYAPYVEMIVSYVSTGIPGTAMEGEHYMPSPEAMRHFLEEVDPPSGLGRYCVIKPLELFAAGEEPLVVAFFVRPEVLTGLHSLVGYATGGLDAVRAPFGAGCTNIITWPLTYQRRGQECAVLGGFDPSARKFMKPDELTFAVPLSLYRKMLAVMETSALTRHTWAGVRKKVEKSRRAWGEAAQEDARQG; encoded by the coding sequence ATGAACACGTTGATGGAACAGACCACCAGGCTTCTGGAACTGCTTGGGCACGACGAGACGCCCCTTGGCGTCCACTACGCCGAGGCCAGGCCCGAGGGCTTCGGGCCTCGGGCGGGCGAGATCTTCAGCCGCGAGCGGGAGGCCGCAGGAGCCATCGACTGGCCCAAGGCCTTCGGCGACTTCTCCTGCATCGTGGGCAACGTCTGGCTGGCCCGCAAGAAGCGCAAGCCCGCCTGGATCAGCCACGAAGAGTGCGGCTGCATGGGCGGGGGCTACTACGCAGGCATGTACGCGCCCTATGTCGAGATGATCGTCAGCTACGTGTCCACGGGCATCCCGGGCACGGCCATGGAGGGTGAGCACTACATGCCCTCGCCCGAGGCCATGCGGCATTTCCTCGAAGAGGTGGACCCGCCGTCCGGGCTGGGCAGGTATTGCGTCATCAAGCCCCTGGAACTGTTCGCCGCCGGGGAAGAGCCGCTGGTGGTGGCCTTCTTCGTGCGCCCCGAGGTGCTCACGGGGCTGCATTCGCTGGTGGGCTACGCCACGGGCGGCCTCGACGCCGTGCGGGCGCCCTTCGGGGCGGGCTGCACGAACATCATCACTTGGCCGCTGACCTACCAGCGGCGCGGCCAGGAGTGCGCCGTGCTCGGCGGCTTCGACCCCTCGGCCCGCAAGTTCATGAAGCCCGACGAGCTGACCTTCGCGGTGCCGCTGTCGCTGTACCGCAAGATGCTTGCGGTCATGGAGACCTCGGCCCTGACACGCCACACCTGGGCGGGGGTGCGCAAGAAGGTGGAAAAAAGCAGGCGCGCCTGGGGCGAGGCCGCGCAGGAAGACGCACGGCAGGGCTGA
- a CDS encoding amino acid ABC transporter permease, translating to MLHRPARFTALDAVLLCVLAGGAVLLAWRVYATQDYAWRWHVLAQYLLRFDEATGRWVPGLLARGLATTVRLSLWTMVLATLLGGAMGLARASGSLFWRLTGGAYVGLVRNVPPLVLIFIFYFFLSDMLLRALGVDAAVRALPGWAREALAWAMAPADQLPNFLAALMTMAVYEGAYIAEHVRAGVQSVERGQREAARALGFPPWQQMRLVVLPQAVARIVPPLAGQFIATIKDTAIVSVISVQELTFQGLELMAATYMTYEIMISVTVLYLLLTLTCSALARRLELRLRRAWEPPAAPGPVDLAPGGR from the coding sequence GTGCTGCACCGCCCCGCCCGCTTCACGGCCCTGGACGCCGTCCTGCTGTGCGTCCTGGCGGGCGGGGCGGTCCTGCTGGCGTGGCGCGTGTATGCCACGCAGGACTATGCCTGGCGCTGGCACGTCCTGGCCCAGTACCTGCTGCGTTTCGACGAGGCCACCGGGCGCTGGGTGCCGGGGCTGCTGGCCCGGGGGCTGGCCACCACCGTGCGCCTGAGCCTGTGGACCATGGTCCTGGCCACGCTGCTGGGCGGGGCCATGGGCCTGGCCCGGGCCTCGGGCAGCCTGTTCTGGCGGCTGACGGGCGGCGCCTATGTGGGCCTGGTGCGCAACGTCCCGCCTTTGGTGCTCATCTTCATCTTCTACTTCTTCCTGTCCGACATGCTGCTGCGCGCCCTGGGGGTGGACGCGGCCGTGCGCGCCCTGCCGGGCTGGGCCCGCGAGGCCCTGGCCTGGGCCATGGCCCCGGCGGACCAACTGCCGAACTTCCTGGCCGCGCTGATGACCATGGCCGTCTACGAGGGCGCCTACATCGCCGAGCACGTGCGCGCGGGGGTGCAGTCGGTGGAGCGCGGCCAGCGCGAGGCCGCCCGGGCCCTGGGCTTCCCCCCGTGGCAGCAGATGCGCCTGGTGGTGCTGCCCCAGGCCGTGGCGCGCATCGTCCCGCCCCTGGCCGGGCAGTTCATCGCCACCATCAAGGACACGGCCATCGTCTCGGTCATCAGCGTCCAGGAGCTGACCTTCCAGGGCCTGGAACTCATGGCCGCCACCTACATGACCTACGAGATCATGATCAGCGTCACCGTGCTCTACCTGCTGCTGACCCTGACCTGCTCGGCCCTGGCCCGGCGCCTGGAGCTGCGCCTGCGCCGCGCCTGGGAGCCGCCCGCCGCGCCCGGCCCTGTTGACCTCGCCCCGGGCGGCAGGTAG
- a CDS encoding addiction module antidote protein has protein sequence MKTSRFDAVDYLDSEELMAEYLAAAMEDDNPDVFLAALADVAKARGIARLARDTGLGRESLYKTLAPGAKPRFDTILKITKALGVPLAPKANSTTGL, from the coding sequence ATGAAAACAAGTAGATTCGATGCCGTCGATTACCTCGACAGCGAGGAGTTGATGGCTGAATACCTCGCCGCAGCCATGGAAGACGACAACCCCGACGTATTCCTCGCCGCCCTGGCCGATGTGGCCAAGGCACGCGGCATCGCCCGGCTTGCCAGGGATACCGGCCTGGGCCGCGAAAGCCTCTACAAGACCCTCGCCCCCGGCGCCAAGCCGCGCTTTGACACCATCCTGAAGATCACCAAAGCCCTGGGCGTGCCCCTGGCCCCAAAGGCAAACAGCACCACCGGCCTGTAA
- a CDS encoding 3'-5' exoribonuclease YhaM family protein — translation MHAKTTFVRDLTPGQKADAVFLLAEARQGQAKNGPFWALTLADRSGEVPAKIFSPQAQAHQDLAAGRFVHVRGLVGTYRDQAQVVVDELAVLDPDAEAALTLADFVRASERAPEDMLADIEALCREHLHHKPLRTLCRTVLTDPGVKARIMAAPGAVSIHHAYAGGLLEHTLAVCRACMTFCDLYPDLDRQVLLAAAVFHDLGKAWEYAPGPVREHSDEGRLLGHIFIGMQVLEPFLRKAKDLEPEIATHLRHVILAHHGELEWGSPKRPKTREAFALHFADNLDAKLKTVAEAVDEALPDGETGWSPFVRPLSRFVYRPARTPDPSQDRKDNPKAQQCSLLSKE, via the coding sequence ATGCACGCCAAGACAACCTTCGTCCGCGACCTGACCCCCGGCCAAAAGGCCGACGCCGTGTTCCTGCTGGCCGAGGCCCGCCAGGGCCAGGCCAAGAACGGCCCCTTCTGGGCCCTGACCCTGGCCGACCGCAGCGGCGAGGTGCCCGCCAAGATCTTCTCGCCCCAGGCCCAGGCCCACCAGGACCTGGCCGCCGGGCGCTTCGTCCACGTGCGCGGGCTGGTCGGCACCTACCGCGACCAGGCCCAGGTCGTGGTGGACGAACTCGCCGTGCTGGACCCCGACGCCGAGGCCGCCCTGACCCTGGCCGATTTCGTGCGCGCCAGCGAGCGCGCCCCCGAGGACATGCTGGCCGACATCGAGGCCCTGTGCCGCGAGCACCTGCACCACAAGCCCCTGCGCACCCTGTGCCGCACCGTGCTCACCGACCCCGGCGTGAAGGCCCGCATCATGGCCGCCCCAGGCGCCGTGAGCATCCACCACGCCTACGCGGGCGGGCTGCTGGAGCACACCCTGGCCGTGTGCCGCGCGTGCATGACCTTCTGCGACCTCTACCCCGACCTGGACCGCCAGGTGCTGCTTGCCGCCGCCGTGTTCCACGACCTGGGCAAGGCCTGGGAATACGCCCCCGGCCCCGTGCGCGAACACAGCGACGAGGGCCGCCTGCTGGGGCACATCTTCATCGGCATGCAGGTGCTCGAACCTTTTCTGCGCAAGGCCAAGGACCTGGAGCCCGAGATCGCCACGCACCTGCGCCACGTCATCCTGGCCCACCACGGCGAGCTGGAATGGGGCTCGCCCAAGCGCCCCAAGACGCGCGAGGCCTTCGCCCTGCATTTCGCCGACAACCTCGACGCCAAGCTCAAGACCGTGGCCGAGGCCGTAGACGAGGCTCTGCCCGACGGCGAAACAGGCTGGAGCCCCTTCGTGCGCCCGCTCTCGCGCTTCGTCTACCGCCCCGCCCGCACCCCCGACCCGTCCCAGGACCGGAAGGACAACCCCAAGGCCCAGCAATGTTCATTACTTTCGAAGGAATAG